Proteins from one Bacteroides zhangwenhongii genomic window:
- a CDS encoding immunity 22 family protein — protein MSKIMIWVGQFDSEADFEKYMDQSAFRQWWKDYDEDNKELRCQFCKELGVMSYDEDFLIMKFTSDGLAGLLNLIPADTQKISLSIADKNITMANAVICYNCREGISPKKAENTTTMTYLGTFEFELSPEGMQGSNAGLEYMIWIGTTDKSREEFMEYFNQDEYMKEIRDYEEGRTKKRPNPDHRCQFCKDIGIKFYYPEFLKVEILDHLENPFEMVKRMINNQFVPDWVIELYVKEEHVSASNCIVCYIPNGFKDKKKNQNIYIKKKSYDDSDVPKKHIEELVDYNGIKYLEWFKAEG, from the coding sequence ATGAGTAAGATAATGATATGGGTCGGTCAATTCGATTCCGAAGCTGACTTTGAGAAATATATGGATCAATCGGCTTTCCGTCAATGGTGGAAAGATTATGATGAAGACAATAAGGAACTTCGTTGCCAGTTCTGTAAGGAGCTTGGTGTAATGAGCTATGATGAGGATTTTCTTATTATGAAATTCACATCTGACGGCTTGGCAGGATTACTTAACCTTATTCCTGCTGATACCCAAAAGATAAGTCTGTCGATAGCTGATAAAAATATTACAATGGCAAATGCTGTTATCTGCTATAATTGTCGTGAGGGTATATCTCCTAAGAAGGCAGAGAATACCACAACCATGACTTATCTTGGTACGTTTGAGTTTGAACTGTCGCCTGAAGGAATGCAAGGGTCTAATGCTGGATTAGAATATATGATTTGGATTGGCACAACCGATAAAAGTAGGGAAGAATTTATGGAGTATTTCAATCAAGATGAATACATGAAAGAAATACGAGATTACGAAGAAGGTCGTACAAAGAAACGCCCAAATCCCGACCATCGCTGTCAGTTCTGCAAGGACATAGGAATTAAGTTCTATTACCCAGAATTTTTGAAAGTGGAAATTTTGGATCATCTTGAGAATCCATTTGAAATGGTAAAAAGGATGATAAACAATCAATTTGTGCCTGATTGGGTAATTGAACTCTACGTCAAGGAAGAACATGTATCAGCATCGAATTGTATAGTCTGCTATATTCCTAATGGATTTAAAGATAAAAAGAAAAATCAGAACATCTATATAAAGAAAAAAAGTTACGATGATTCTGATGTTCCCAAAAAACATATTGAGGAATTAGTAGATTACAACGGCATTAAATATCTTGAATGGTTTAAAGCCGAAGGATAA
- a CDS encoding SMI1/KNR4 family protein translates to MKQIIEKINKSWHSNPPCDQQIMLSVGKLFPLPDDYKEFMLWSNGGEGNIGSQYLSLWKIEDLMQLNKEYQIQKYLSKKSLVIGTDGGDNCIGFYFGEPTFIFLQPLGDLDLSENRFLSQSFTDMFINWLRIR, encoded by the coding sequence ATGAAACAGATAATAGAAAAAATCAATAAAAGTTGGCACTCCAATCCTCCATGTGATCAACAAATAATGTTGAGTGTGGGAAAGTTGTTTCCATTACCCGATGATTATAAGGAATTTATGTTATGGAGTAATGGTGGAGAAGGTAATATTGGTAGTCAATATTTATCATTATGGAAGATTGAAGATTTGATGCAACTGAACAAAGAATACCAAATACAAAAGTATTTGTCGAAAAAATCTTTGGTTATTGGCACTGATGGAGGCGATAATTGTATCGGTTTTTATTTTGGAGAACCTACTTTTATTTTTTTACAACCATTAGGAGATTTAGACTTATCTGAGAATAGATTTTTATCCCAATCATTTACAGATATGTTCATTAATTGGTTGAGAATAAGATAA
- a CDS encoding immunity 51 family protein, producing MDTNNFEQKIIQPFFWVEHGSTYSVCLNVGEYKAEIFEAREDEGFEGNGYDWESLARVFVEEQVPELSDKIDFDSEGSMFCAYSKDKEALKSFILQFKEACENHVLIMDLFSRAELD from the coding sequence ATGGACACTAATAATTTTGAACAAAAAATAATTCAACCTTTCTTTTGGGTCGAGCATGGATCGACATATTCAGTATGTCTGAATGTTGGAGAATACAAAGCTGAAATCTTCGAAGCAAGAGAGGACGAGGGCTTTGAGGGGAACGGCTATGACTGGGAGTCCTTAGCTCGTGTCTTTGTGGAAGAACAAGTACCAGAATTATCGGATAAAATTGATTTTGATTCTGAAGGTAGTATGTTTTGTGCCTACTCAAAAGATAAAGAGGCATTGAAAAGCTTTATTCTACAATTCAAGGAAGCGTGTGAAAACCATGTATTGATTATGGATTTGTTTTCTCGTGCTGAACTTGATTAA